The genomic stretch CATGTCCTCTTCATCAATACCGAAAAATTGTTCAAAATCGACAATTTGTTTATGCTAACAATGTTTCAGTTAAAAGAAGATGAGCTTAGAGATGCagttattttagtttttgcTAATAAACAAGACATGCCAAACGCGATGACTGCTGCAGAACTTACGAATGCCCTAAACCTTGGTAATCTGAGAAATCGACGGGTaagcaattattaattaatttggcATTATCATAACCATTCGTAGTAAATTTGCTGTCTTACAGTTATACATCTGATtctaaatactataaataaatttataaatggtAAAGCACCTTGCGGTTGTGAAATATCACTTGGTCTGGTTCCTGTTATGGTGTATGACACAACCAATTGAAATGGGAAgcttttaaattatgaaatgttTCACAGTAATACATAATTTAGTGTCAGTTACACCATATTGTATTCATTTTTTGGTAACCACATATCTACATTGTACAAAAATTCTTGTTACAGTACAATAATAATCTACAGCTATGTATAGTATGACCACCTGGTTAAACAAACTAAAATGCTACTAAAATTAGATCACACTGTTGTAGAATATTATGCGAGTGTGTGTGTcctctaataatttaaaatgaaataaatgaaaattgtatATAGTTTAATGCTAGTTTTTCCAACAGTGGTACATCCAAGCAACATGCGCTACACAAGGACAGGGGCTTTATGAAGGTCTTGATTGGCTGTCCAATGAGCTAGCGAAGAAATGAAGCTAAGTTCAAGATCAATCCCAGGGAAACAAGGAAAAATACATTCCCGATTTACTTCAACTATAATGTTGTTCATGCTATTCAAACTAAAAGACTTAAGCAAATTATATAtcattttatatatgtatgtcttgtttcatgtttttatttgtaaaatttttgaattggaggaatccatttatttattttctgtaattaaaatgtaatatctGCACATTTATGTTTGTGATAATATGCCCCAATATTTTTAGATCTACTAAAGTCGATAATATTGTGTTAATTTACCATGAAAATGTGTGTCTCTGTGTCTTTGATCAATTATCAAGAATGAACATAAAACATCTTTTAACTACATGTTTAGTCTAAAATAACTAATGTTCAATGTTAAGAGAAGCTGTCTATATAGTGTGGTGGTTGATAATATTAACTTTACTATCAATGCAATTCCATACTCATAAATGGTTCAAGcgtaaatgtttaatttttgcTGTGAGCAATGCCATttccataataatatgaataatatcgGAGATAAatcaatgtattattatttgttacagCAAAGTGTAATTGAGAAGcaactttttttgtaatttatagcTATTTGTACTGCTGCTGTCAAATTCCTCAAATAGGAATTAGTTTTGTAACACaaagttaaaatttatatactatgttcatgtatattatgtacaaatttaatttttttcaggaaAACATATTTAATGGTTCAATAGACTGACACTAAGAAGTCTCTTTACTTTTGAATATGATGGATATAATGGTCTTATAAATGATTGGGCTGATTTgtcatttcaaataatttgaaCTTTAGTGTGAAACGAAAACGCATATTATACTGAGTTACATAATATAGTggcaaataaaatttaggtgtaaattaaatgatatttcattaaatatatttattagaagatATCACTAAGTGTCTAAACTGCTGTTCTTTTGATCTTATCTTGTAATCTTATCTATGACTCCATTTTGCTTTTCGTTTTTCCACAAAACTCATTATACCTTCTTGTCCATCTTTACTTGCAACATTATCAACCATTACTTTCTCACCTAAATCATAAGCATTGAACAAGCTCAGTTCAATTTGTTGATAGAAAAATTCTTTACCCATAGATATGACACTGCGGCTTTTGTGTTTTatcttttcaattattttttctacTTCATTATCTAGTTCATTTGCTGGAACTACTTTTGTGACAAGGCCACTTTCATATGCTTCCTGTGCATTTATTGGTTCACcttaaatgaatattaatgtaaaaaaaaatttgtgctTAATAAAAACTTTCGCATAATAATTACTAACCCGTGAAAAGCATATAAGTTGCTTTAGATTTACAAACAGATCTTCCAAGAGCAATTCCAGGTGTGGAACAGAATATACCAAAGTTTGCACTGCAATTGTAATcatattttgaatatatttgttctatttaaaatactgatttatttataaatttctttaCCCAGGAGTGGAAAACTTGCTTGAGTCAGAACATACGATTATATCACAGGTAGCTACTAGTTGACAACCAGCCGCTGTGGCAAATCCATTTacctataaattatataaataaatttatataacaataatataaacattgacAATATATTTAACTCATCTCCAAAGCAATATATTCATATAATTGAAACATTATTGGAATAGCAAAACTATCTCTTgtcacaaaattaattaatctatgaAATCATTTAATAGAATAAAACTGCATCCtaaacttcgatcaacaatagtaacctAAAGGATCCTTTTTATctgtataaaaattatttagagaATATGGCTCATGATTCTATAAGGTATGCCAATTAGAACTGTTATGAAATATGATGTGCTTcatgaaactttttatttaagctagaaagaaaaaagaaaaacactaCCACTATCACTGCTGTTTGTCAACACTTTTATTTGGTATCTATTCACAGGCCTTAATGGCCTTAACCAATGATTATCTTTCTTAGAAGTTCTCATTTTTATTAATgtcaacaacaaacaaaagatATACTATGCATACTATCAAATCAATGCCTTCAATGAACACTatgctaactccaaattcgtaggtttacaggaggagcgtgtaaacgaaaaaagttgataaaatctttattattgcagatatatttatggttttttcttgtgtaactagctgattgactcttgcttcgaaccccatcaataatgatttgtaatacttttaacacgTTGCCTGTCCGTGCATTATATATACCTAATGCATTTTTGGTCCAGCTGTGACGTCCGTGCATTATAAGTAATGCACGGTATTCTAGCTGACACGTCTGTGCATTAAAACTAATGCATGcatgaaattcagtattttagttgTTTTTGAAAGTGTTTTTTGAAAAGCACTTACATGTACTTCAtaagtacataaaatgaaatagttaagccgaaaaaaaaaaatgggcgtCACGGGTACTTAACTAAAATACTCTGGACAGGCAACGTGTTAAAATAGtaaagcgatttgcgtgaataacgaaaatttcaaaattttgagttaaagtagtgttcattggaggcatagAAATGAAAGTAtcagtataaattttaattgcacAAACAATAGTTATAGTAAAACATCAAAGTAcctgaaaaaaatacataccttAGCTATAACAGGCACAGGACTTAAAATAATAGATTTCATCAACTCTGTGGCTTTACTAAATATCTCTTTGTGTTGGTCAACTCCAGAACTAGATTGCTAAAATAGATTTAATGTGAAAATTTAGCTGCAGTGTCTAGTGTTTTGAATTGGTGCTAGGGACAACCAAGTTTGTTTTAGGAGACAAAAAAACTAAGAATCTAAAACGGTTCttagaaaaacataaaattctgcattgaacattttcacatattttactcaggacaatacttaattatttttaattagatttaacAATATCTCACTTActaattcttttaaattatgGCCTGCAGAGAAAACATTACCCTTTGCAGATATAATTATTGCTCTTAATGATATGTcctctttgtttttattgatagCTTCTATCAAATGGTTCATCATGTTCAGTGATAGTGAATTCCTAAATAATAAACAGGAATTTGTCTAATAAAAGTACATTGTTGACACTTCAATAAAAGTAAGTCAgacaaattaacataaaaaagttGTAGGTATTGATAATGAAGTACATTATgtgtaaattattaaatgtgttattaaaaacacaaatgctATAGCTAAAAAGGACTTAGCAATATGTAagatcagtaattttttttcagatgcacgctaaaaattaaaatctcttGAATTAATAAAGTGATTAACTTTCTTGCTTTCATTATTTAGCCATAAATttccaaaattattattattaatcccCATTAAGTAGCATATAGTATGTACTTGGTCTTTTCATGATTCAATGTGATTTCTCTTGTTCCATTATTTTCTGTAGTAGTTATATATTCATTGTGAACAAAACGGCGTAGTACCGACAATGACCTTGATCCGGTCTTCTGCAAAGAAAAGtcttgataaaatataaaaagagaaaaggtATACATAAGGTTTCTAATCGTGAAAAACTTGCCTGAACAAAACTGAACATGATGTAGAATATGTGGATCGAATAAGTAAGGTAGAAGTAGAGTTTATTAGAAGTAGGCAAGTACCTAGCTACTAAATAATTTGAATACctacaatatataatataataatagtataataaatacacttttatCTTATTTAATTGTACttatcaagattttttaaaggaattttaattttatgacctggtaactaagacctttaggtcaagtcattttaatttttatattcttatttttctaTCAAGATTTCGCTATACAACAAACACAGATTAATATAGTAATTACTACGTCTTCCAACTTAAACGTATATATTACTAAGTTCATTATGTTAACTTGGGCTATTAACCATTTagcattaatattattattattttcctgcctatgctgatagccttgagaggctatttcagcttcaccttagcgtgtaggtgaagtgctcaaaccggaagtgttgctaacactggccccagcaagagcagtcagtgcttcgcagaatctacccctGGATGGGAAACACGACCCacgaagatccggccagaaactcagttggctggcTGTGTCTATGTTAGCATTTGCCGAAGTGCTTATGTGTGGTAAAACAATATCATTTCTAGAAAAATCCCAATTAAGTCTTAATAAATTTTCGACATGTTACTGAGTAGTACAATCGATTACAgattcaaataaatcaacttcaccTCTTTCCGATTCATTTAAagaatataaatgtatattagTAGACTATTTGAATATGGTTATAAACTCGATACTTATAAAAATTGCATCGGCAGAAACTGATTGCCATATTGAAATGAAGAATAAAAACGGGCAGAACAGCAGGAAACCCTATCCTATGTATCTTAATTTTCATAAGACATACAGCAGGCGGCTCATTTGATCGTATGGGTTCATTGCCACTCGGGGGATAATGGCATGGGGCAAAGCTAGGCCAAGTAACTTTTGGAAAGTATAGTATTTTCTGCGGTTTTCGAAAGTGGAAACATAAATGTACGTTTAATCTTGCCTTGTTTAAtgtcattttaaattaacatactACTTCCCGCCCGAATAAATCCGAGAtctatatattttgaaaaattgtaaTATTCCAATAAAGGTATTGTAGTATCTAAATATGTAGTCCTCTAATTTGAGATCAAACTTTACTAATACACGTTAAACTGACGATACGTCTTTTCTTatcagaaaattattttaagcactataaagatatttttctgtttaaattaataaggcaggtaggtacctacttttTCTCTCTACCCATTCGCTAGTAGCtgaagaggctattccagctacgcccggacgggtaagtgagctcaaaGACTCAATCTGAAaaagtttgctaacactaaccctagcaaaagcagtgcttcgcagattctaccaccagaTTAGAATCGTTATCCACTGAGAgtatcggcgagaaactcagcgggttgtgtctatgggttatatCGCTTGctaaactgtgtgcttagtgcttcgatcagtattattgatcgattgcttagtgcgagtttcttaacgttctcaatagcgtaaaagttaacccaattttgtatgcagtcggaaaagcgtccctagcggcaaacgtacttaaacgatcccattccatacaaatatgagctaacttttacgctatcgagaacgttaaaaaactcgcactaagcacactgttcgtCGTAATTGAAGGGTTTAACGAGGAAGGATAACTGATGCTCGAGGAGCTAAAAGTGATGACCAAGAGTGGATCCGACGAGACATGTTTCggacgacggcggctttgcgtcaCCTCATTGCTTGGGTCGGACAAGTAATTAGCGACGAGCACGGTAAGAGGGTTATCGTttcgcgccgctttgtcgaagtaatGTTTCGACGCTACtataaacggatcctcagggtggcggcgacaattgagacaatttacatccacacgaaataatatattctctttagtacacgttatggtgggtagaatacgaatgcaacagagatatgctaaccgccggtatttatacaatcatcttgacctattttaatacaaactgagtaggtaatattaaacattgttcatcttaattattctgctgattatctacgtacaattattatttaataatatcgaattatgtaacaaataacattaaggcttattgcgccggaagctgtcaagcggaaggcgccaataaaatattataagtataaagaaaatatgaatgaactatttacttgattatgaaattactaattatattataagaataataagttctatatatttcctaagttcgtaaataatttattatgtgaggccggaagtgttgctcgataacactactttaagatacttacgtatcggtttTAAATTTAGATCATCGTGAAGGTCATTTCTCAAGAGCTACGGCGCAACGGGGGCTTTCCTGTAAAACCGTATTGAAAGGACTGATGAGCCTCTATTTGGAGCAGGCACTGGTATAGGTCATATGAAAGTTTTAAGACACCTGTCATCTGATTTCGAAGGAACATTTTACTTTTTACCGATGTGTGGGCGAAATGTCATGTAGGCATCAGGGAGGAGCTAGATATTCCCGGCCCAGGGTATTTATTGGCTGAAGAAGGTGATCGGGAAGGGGTCGCGTTTTTccctttttgtaataaaactccaaAATGTAAGAATTTCTTCCTTAAGATTCATTTATTTTCCGAAACAGAAAAACAAATAGCAAGATGAACGAAAACCgtttttacattatatttttcttaaaatcaCATCTATTTAATGGTATCCAATTCGGCGAGGaacaaataatataaccaaGACACTTGCAATTTttagttgtaaaataaaaactgaattCGTGATAATGGAAAACCATATTAATGTACTTTATTATTTGCCGATTACTAGgattattaataaacattgcACCTTCTATTACTATTACTaacataatgtaatattatgtccctatatccacaaaaaaaaaaaacgaaagaaataataaaacaaatcacacgagCCTTGCTATTACCTTACTATAATCtacattagaattaatattaacttCATACTGAAATTATACGATATTACGATACTGATATTATACGAAAGTGTCTGTTACGTTTTTATGCCAAACTCAATGAACCGAGCGCTGTGAcgcgtccttcttcaaacgagactcgCAAAGAGTACTCAGCGGTAGATAGCCCTTGGCTGagctcctggtattgctgaagtccatgggcgacggtaacccctcaccatcaggtgggccgggccgtatgctcgtctgcctacaagggcaataaaaaaaagatgtctatgggctccagtaaccacttaacaccaagtgggctgtgagctcgtccacccatctaagcaataaaaaaaagataagccgtatatgttcgtctgcctttcgttccctcactgctgaggttcgcaaccacatgtgacgttcctcCAGTGTTCGATCATGGATGGCATCGCAAGGTActgactaccaccaagtgcttcctTTACCTACATACGtcataaaaatcgattttaacgAAAATCGACGTGGAAATcgtttttaaactacttttcATGTTAATGATGAGCTCACATTTTCGCTCACGCCCATATTTAGTGTAGTCCACGTGAGGGAGGCGACAAACGTTAGGTTGGTGTACAATGGGTACCGAGGGAGCTTAACGGTACCACCTCCTGCTCGTTTCGTATTCTGAATGATCAGATTCGGAATTGTCGTCGTCGCTGTTCAAATATTCAGCGCCCTCGTCCTCTGCTGTAATAAGCTTTATCACTGCACTGAAAACAATGAAAACGTTTGATTAAAATACTCAATAATTCGTATTATTTGTAGGTATTGTAGATATCGTTTATTTGTGTCTTACAGTAACTTAGAAaccttatacatacatatatacatttaattttcattttaaaaatatctaatttCTTTTGACCTTgtaacaatttcaattaaattggtTGTTGAATATTAGTGTCAACCAaactaatttttactggtggcaggacctcttgtgagtccgagcgggtgggtaccaccgccttgcctatttctgccgtgaagcagtaatgcatttcggttcgaagggtggggcagccgttgtaactataatgggccctcaacttatatctcaagatgagtggcgcatttacgttgcagatgtctatgggccatctaagcaataaacaaaattatcgaTATAGTCAATATATAGACACGAATCTATTACACGAAGTACCCGATTTACAAGAATTAGAATCGGTGTAACGACTTACTTCAGAACCTGTTCTTCAAAGGCATTATTTTTTACGGAGTGTTCGGAAGACGCCATGATCTTGTCGGCTAAAACGTGGTCTAATAACGACCGCATTTCAAACAGCAATTGTGTAGTTTCCTTCTTGCAACAAACAGATATCTTTTCTATCGATATGATACAGTCATCTGGGTCTTCAGCTGCTGATAAAattagaagattttttttttctt from Bombyx mori chromosome 3, ASM3026992v2 encodes the following:
- the LOC101747049 gene encoding enoyl-CoA hydratase domain-containing protein 3, mitochondrial, whose amino-acid sequence is MFSFVQKTGSRSLSVLRRFVHNEYITTTENNGTREITLNHEKTKNSLSLNMMNHLIEAINKNKEDISLRAIIISAKGNVFSAGHNLKELQSSSGVDQHKEIFSKATELMKSIILSPVPVIAKVNGFATAAGCQLVATCDIIVCSDSSKFSTPGANFGIFCSTPGIALGRSVCKSKATYMLFTGEPINAQEAYESGLVTKVVPANELDNEVEKIIEKIKHKSRSVISMGKEFFYQQIELSLFNAYDLGEKVMVDNVASKDGQEGIMSFVEKRKAKWSHR